The genomic stretch ACGGTTGCTGGGGTTCCCTGGGCCATCAGGCCACCTCCTTGGCTTGCAGGCTGCCGCGCACCACGTCGGTGATGGCAGCGGGGTCGAGTTCGGCCATGGGAATCAGCTCGGCGCCGAGGCGCACCGCCAGGTCCCGGGCCAGGCCGAGACGCATCGGCCCGGTCTCACAGTCGATGACCACGCAGTCGAAACCGCGCATGGCCAGCGCATCCGCAGCTGCCTTCGAACGGGCTAGGGCGCCCTTGCCAGCAGTGGCTCGGCCATCGCTGAGCAACACGAGGATCGGACGCCGGGTCGGGTCCTTGACGGCCTCGGTGGCGAGTACCTGGGCAGCGCATTCGAGGCCCTCCGCGAGCGGAGTTCGTCCACCGTGGGGAAGCTCGCTGAGACGCACGGCGGCTGCCTCGATGGAGCCGGTTGGCGGCAGCACCAGCTCGGCTGAGTCGCCGCGGAAGGTGACCATTCCCACCTTGTCGCGGCGCTGGTAGGCATCCAGCAGCAGCGACAGCACCGCTGTCTTGACCGTCTCCATCCTGCGCTTGGCGCCCATCGACCCGGATGCGTCCACGACGAACAACACCAGATTCGACTCGCGACCCTCGCGGCGCGCACGTCGCACATCATCTCCGGCGATCTTCAGCCGCTCACCGGGGGCGTGACCGCGTTCGGCCTGCCGGGGGGCCGCGGCCTTGATCGTCGCGGGAACATGCCAGGCTCCGGTCCGAGCCCTCGGGTCAACCCCGACCACACGACCGTGACTGGTCAGCGCTCGGCTGCGACGCCCCGGCGATCCCTCGCCCAATCCCTTGGCACGCAGCACCCGCGGCTTGTACGGCTCGCTCGCAGCACTCAACCCGACGGGTGCCCGTCCCTGCTCGGGGTTGGGCGGGGGTGCCTGTTCTCGATCCCTCGTGTCTCCGGATTCAGGCTGTTCAGGGGGTGATTCCTGCTGCGAGGGCGAAGGCTCGGGTGCGTTATTCGGGCCGGAGTCGTCCGGCCCCATCGTCTCGTTCTCGGTTTCCCGGTCGGGTTCGGGTTCCGGATCGGGGTCAGGTTCCGGCTCGTCGTCACCGAGGAGCTGATCAAGCAGTTCCTCGTCGAGGCCGGGCGCGTCAAAAGGTTTGCGGCGGCGACGATGCGGCAGAGCGAGCAGAGCAGCCACGCGAATGTCGGCCCGAGTAACACGGGAACGTCCCTCCCATGCGGCATTGGCTCGGGCAGCGCGGGCCGTGACGATGTCTGCGCGCATACCGTCGACGTCGAAACCAGCACACACCTCCGCGATTTTTCGCAGCATTGAGTCCGGCAACACAACGTCTTCGACTGTACGTTGAGCCGCTGCTATCCGGGTGGCCAATTCAGTCTGTTCGGTCTCGTGCCGGGCGCGGAACCCGGCCGGGTCGAAGTCGAAGGCCATGCGGCGTCGCACGATTTCCACGCGCACATCCGGGTCGCGAGGGGCGGTGACCTCGACGGTCAATCCGAAACGGTCCAGGAGTTGCGGACGCAGTTCTCCTTCCTCCGGGTTCATGGTGCCGACCAGCATCAGACGCGCAGCGTGTGCAACGGACACCCCGTCGCGTTCCACCGTGCTGCGTCCCATGGCCGCGGCGTCGAGGAGAAGATCCACCAGGTGGTCGTGGAGCAGGTTGACCTCGTCGACGTAGAGGATTCCCCGGTGCGCCGCGGCCAGCAGGCCGGGTTCGAAGGAAGTCTGTCCCTTGCCAAGAGCCGCCTGCAGGTCCAGCGATCCCGTGACACGATCCTCGGAGGCACCTACCGGTAGTTCGACCAACGGTACCTGCGCACGATGATGTTCCGGGGTCGGATGGGGGCCGTCGAGGCAGTCGGGATCCGGTCGGGCTGGGTCGCAGCGGAAACGACATCCATCGACGACCTCCTGGCGGGGTAGCACCTCGGTGAGGGCCCGGACCATGGTGGACTTCGCCGTGCCCTTCTCGCCCCGCACCAGGACACCACCAATCTCCGGTGAAATGCTGGCCAGGATCAGGGCTCGCGCCATGTCCCCGGCCCCGAGGACCGCGGTGAATGGAAATTTCATGAGATTCGGGTATGCCTTCCTGTGGGTCCGCGCCCACATCGCAGTTGGCTGGGTCGATGGCCTGGCTCACCCTACGGGTACACAGTGGCGGGACCGCTGCGGATTCGCACCGCATTCCGCGCCCAGCTGCTTCATTGTTCCACAATCCGGATAAGCTCTCTCCTCGTGATCGATGTCGTTGGCGTACCCGCGTCCGGGCTCGACGAGCTTCCAGCGCAACTTCGCGAGCTCGTGGACTCGGCACCGGTCGTTGTGGGTGGCGTCAGGCACCTGGGGATGCTTCCCGACCCCTCGCGTGGTGTGCCGTGGCCCACGCCGCTGCGCGCAGGTGTGGCCGGACTGTTCAAGGAACTCGGTGACGACGTGGTGGTGCTCGCCTCCGGCGATCCGCTCCTGTCCGGGGTCGCCACCACCCTCATGGAGGTGCTGGGTGCCGAACGCATCCGGGTGCACCCTGCTTTGTCTTCTGAAACCCTCGCACGCTCCCGGATGCTGTGGCCCGCGGAGACAACCAGCTGGGTTTCGCTGGTCGGGCGTGATCCCGGGCGCGTGTTGGGGCTGGCCGCTCCCGGCGAGAGGATCATAGCTCTGTCCTCGGATCAAACCACCCCGGGAAAGCTGGCCCGGATCCTGGTGACGGCGGGCTGGGAGACCTCGGCCATGACGGTGCTCGGCAACCTCGGCACGCCGCGGGAGACGCGGCAGGATTTCACAGCACAAACCCTTGCCACACACCAGGAAAAGCTGCCGCGCCTGAACGTGATTGCCATTGAATTCGGTGCCGGCAAGTATCCGGTGGGAGCCGGGCCGCTGCTGTCCGATGACTCTTTCACCAATGACGGACAGCTGACGAAGCAACCGATACGGCTATTCGCGTTGGCGGCGTTGGCTCCGGCACGTGGCCAGGTGCTGTGGGACATCGGAACGGGGTCTGGAAGCATAGGAATCTCTTGGTGCCGCAGCGCTCCCGGTACCCGCACCATCGCCTTTGAGAAACGCGGCGATCGTGCTGCCCGGGCCCGGGGCAATGCGGAGCGTTTGGGTGTGGCCGACCGCTTCGAGGTGCGGGTGGGGGACGCCTTGGCCCTGATGTCCGATCCGTCGTTGCCCGCCCCGGACGCCATTTTCTTCGGTGGGGGCGCCAACGCGAGCACCTGCGAGGTCGCGCTGGCCGCACTTCCTGTCGGAGGGCGACTGGTGATCCACTCCGTCACACTTGAGACTGAGGCCTTGCTTGCCGGCCTACAGACCCGGGTGGGCGGCGAGTTGACGAAGGTCTCGTTGGAGACCGCGATGCCTCTCGGGTCGTTCCGTGGGTGGAAACCAGCACGCGCCGTCACCTGCTATTCGTTGATAAAGGAGACCCCATGACCGTTCACTTCATCGGTGCCGGACCGGGTGCCGCCGACCTGCTGACCCTGCGTGGCGCCGAGCTGCTGCGCACGTCCCCGGTCTGTTTGTACGCAGGTACCTACATCGAGCAGGTGCTGACCCACTGCCCTGCAGACGGGGAGCGGATTGACACCCAGCACCTGAACCTGGACGCCATCACTGAGCATCTGGTTCGGGCGCACCGTGAAGGCAAGGATGTTGCCCGGCTGTGTTCCGGGGACCCCTCGATCTATTCGGCCATCGCGGAGCAAACCCGCCGTCTCGACGAGGCCGGTGTGCCGTGGGATGTCACGCCCGGGGTTCCCGCCTATGCAGCTGCCGCTTCGTTGATCGGCAAGGAGTTGACGACCCCAGAAGTGGCGCAGACGGTGATTCTGACGCGCGCCCAAAAGGAGTCGACCGCCATGCCGGAAACCGAACATCTGAAGTATCTGGCGGCTTCGAAAGCGACCTTGGCGATTCACCTGGCCATCCGCCACACCGCCCATCTGCAGGAGCAGCTGCTTCCCCATTACGGCGCCGACTGCCCAGTCGTGATTGTCGCTAAGGCCACTCAGCCGGATCAACAACTCATCCGCACCACTGTCGCGGGTATGCATGATGCCGCGGTCGCCTCGGGACTGCGCCAGGCAACGATCATTCTCGTTGGTGAGGCTCTGCGGGCCAAGGATTTCGCGGAGTCGCACCTCTACAGTTCCCGCTGCATTCCAGCGGACTGAGCCGGTTCTCCACACAATTTTTCCCGGCCCAAGCGCCGAGGCCACGCAGAGCCTAGGATCGTGTCATGAGGAGCGTTCGGAAATACGGCGAGCGCGGTGCCATAACGGTGTGGACAGCGGTCGTACTGATCGGTTTCATCGTGATCATCGGAATCGGAGTGGATTTCTCCGGTCACGCTAGAGCCACACAGGAGGCCCGTGGCATCGCAGCAGAAGCAGCCCGGGCAGGCCAGCAACACCTAAAACTGACGAGCGGAAACCTGAAACCCTCACCTGATATCGCGAAACAAGCAGCCGAGAAATACGTGGCGGCGTCCCGATTCCGCGGCACTGCCCAAATGATCGGCGGCACTGTCATCGAGGTCAAAGTGACGGGAGAATACACCTGTATGTTCCTGAACATCATCGGGATCAGAACCCTTCCGGTCAGGGCAGAAGGAACCTCCAAACTACATTCCTCCTAGAAAACCTGACACAACGGCCTACCGACTCACGCCCGCAACGGTCCGTACATGGCCGCCGTCCACGGATTCCTTCAACCACCTCTCACGTGGCAGGGTCAGCAGCCGTGTTTGTTGTGGTTGGTAGGACAGGGCGCTAGCGCGGTCGGGGTACCAGTCGGGTTCGGAGACGGCGACGGTGACGGCACACTGTGGCGCCTCCCGTTAGGAATGTTGACCGCGAACGCCTCGATCACACTCGTGTGCACCTGAGACGACAAATCCATCTCAATAGTTCCCTGCTGCCCCAAACCACTCCACACAATCACCCAATGCGCGGTCGCAGTGATCGTGTAATCCCCACGCTGATGATAGACATACCCACACGTCGGCGACGGCTTGTCGTCTTTCTGCCAGGCGAGGTGTTCCATTCCCTTGTCACACACCTTGGTATCCCCATTGCCCATCTCCCACGTCACCTTCGTCACCGCCGCAGTGGCCGTGATCGCATACCCTGCTTCGGTCACGGTCTTGGTGACCGGCCCCCACGTCGTGGGACCTGGATCCCTGATCCACATCCAGTTGTGCCACCCCACATAGTTATGCCCTGTAGGCAGCTTTTCCAACGGGTCAGGCCACAACCCAATCTCCGGAGCACGAAGATCCATCCGCTCCACCGCGACCTTCGCCAACACCACAGGCTCCGGCGCACCCGCAGGAACAGCGGGCTCATCGCTAGGAGGAGTGGGTAGACCGGGAAAATATCTGGCGCAGGTCCCGTCAGGCTTGTAGAGCCCGCACTGGTCCGAAGAACGGTGTTGACCGGTCGAACCCCGCCCAGACTTCCCAGGACGACCAGGTTTCCCGGGCTGCCCACCAGACCCCGGAACCCCGACCTCAAGCCGGCAAGATCCACTTTTCACATCTTCTCGGGCGCATCGGATAATGCCGTCGGCATGGGCCAGCTGTGGAGACAGACCGGCTTCTGCCAACAGACACACCACAACAACAGCGATGACCACGAGGCGTCTCATGCCGAACACCCCAACGCCCTATCGTTCGTGGCATCCCCGAACTTCCACCCCTCCTCGGTTTTGACCACAGTCACATTCCACCGCAGATACCGCGACCGCCCCGGCAGCTTCACGCTCTTCCCGGTCGCCGAATCAATCACATCGACCTTCCCGCCATCCGTGCACATCTGCACATCCACCGTCCGCACGCCATCAACCTCGACCGGCTCCGACGCACCCGTGATGTGAACGACCGTGGCCCCTGTTTGCACATGCCCTTGCCTGAGATAGTCGTTCAGATCTTCCATGTCCATTTCTTGACTCTGCCCCGTGGTGATGTCCTTCAAAGGCTGAGAATCACCATCAGGATTACCAAACACCTCGTCAGAGATACGGAAGTACTCGATGACGGTATTGGCTGCCTCCAGCTGCTCCGGGGTGAAGGTCTCCGACGGCTGCGGCCCCGACGGCGTCACCGACTTCGACGGCCGCGAAGACGAAACCTCAGAAGACGGCGATTCGGAAGACGGCGACAACGAGACAGGACTCCCTGACCCCGACACACCACCCCCCGGAGCAGACGACCCCCCGCTACACGACACCAGCACCGAGATCACCGCCGCAACCACACCGACACGACACGCCACCATCTGACTCATCACACAACACCTCCATTGGTGCCACAAATCCCGAACCGGCCCCTCCGCCCCGGGATTCCACCGACACTAGAACCACACACCACCACTTGGAGACAACAAAGGGAAACTCTGACCAAAAGTTAAGGTGGCGTCGCGGAGCGAGTCCCTGACCCGGGAATGAGGCAGCCCCGGAGCAGCAGCCCACCAAGTTTCGAAGGAGCAGCCCGCCGAACCCAATCACGAAGGCCTCCGCACCGCCATGGATTCAACCGCCCGAGAAATCAGGCAGGGGTTCCCGTGACAGGTTTTCTCAGGGCTGAACCGGGGCTGACCCCAATGGCGCTCTCACGGCAGCAGCGTGACACTGGAATACATGACCACGTCGAACATCAGTGACGCCACTCGAGAGAAAGCCATCGAAATCGTTCAGCGCGCCTACGCCGAAGGACGCATCAATGAGCCGGAACTGGAGCATCGGTTGGATCTGATTCTCGAGGCAGATTCACAACAGCAGCTCCGCCTGGCGGTCGCGGACCTGCCCGCCCCGCCACAGACACTGGCCCCGACGCAATCACACGCAGCCGTTTCTCGACCTGCCACGTCCTCCAGTGACATGGCGGCGTTGATTCACTTTTCCGGGCTGTTCTCTGGGCCAATCGGCCCAGGCCTGGCCTGGTTGGTGACCAAGAAGAATTCGACAGTCAATCGCGAAGCAGCGAAAGCGTTGAACTACCAGCTCCTGGCTGTCGCGGGCTTCGTGGCGGCCATGGTTCTGAGCATCATAGGCTTCGGAATTCCGGCTTTCCTGTGGTCAGTGGGGTGTCTGGCACTCACGATCATCAGCGCTGTCAAGGCGAGCCGAGGCGAAGACTGGGAGAATCCTCTGACCCAGATCACTGGTTTCCGACCCATCACGTATTGATCTCTTTCTTGAACACCAATTCGCCCGGACATCCTTTTCGCTCCAGGCGCCACGAACTCGGCGAACTTCCGACGTCAATCAGTACCGCATTCAGTCCCCAGATGCATCGGGAATCCAGAGCTCCGGAGCCCCAGCTCCGTCAAAGAGATGCCCCGGCAGCCACATGGGGTTTGCCAGATGTCCCCCGAGGCACTCATCGATCCGGCCAAGTTCAGGATCCACGTCACTTCGTTCCTCGACTGGGCGCCCTTCTCCTCTCAGGACCTTGAGCCTGGAGGTTTTCCGAGGAATTTCCAAGGACGTTAATTTGAACTCCTTCATTTTTCTCATGAGAACAACCATTTCTTGTGAAATTCTTTTGATTCGCATGTGGGAATCGCGAGCAGGTATCTCAGCGACCCCGTGAACCCGACAATGGGTTCGTTTCAGCCGGTGAACCAGCGCTGCCTGACGTGCTCAAGGCTGGTGGCGGGGATTTCCCACCCCAACGCCGCGGACAGCTGCAGCAGGATTGGTTGACGCAGGCGGGCGGTCGCCAGGAGTTCAGCGTCACTGAGCAGCTCCACGAGTCCGCCCTGCCGCAACCTCCCATCAGTCATCACAGCGGCGTGAGTGGCGAAAGCCAGGGCGTTGTCCACCTCGTGTGTCGAGAACACCAGCGTGGTGCCCCGCGCATTGATCTCCTCCAGCGTCTGCAACAGAGCCTCCACGCCTGCGGGATCCAGTCCCGCTGTCGGCTCGTCGAGCAGCAGCACGTCCACATTCATCGCCAACGCGCCGGCGATGACCACTCGTTTCCGTTCCCCGTAGCTGAGCTGATGGGTGGGACGGTCAGCCAGGTGCTCAATACCCATGGCGGATATCGCCGAATCCGTAGCCGCGGCCGCTTCAGCCTCGGACAGCCCGAGGTTCAGCGGACCGAAACTCACATCCTGCCGCACGTCCGCGGAGAACAATTGATAATCCGGATCCTGCAGCACCAACTGCACTCGACGACGATGTGCCCTGAGCCCTGCACGGTCGAAACGCACCGGCTCCCCGTCGAGAAAAACCTGGCCAGCCGATGGCCGGTGTGCTCCTGCGATGGTGCGCAGCAGAGTGGTCTTGCCCGAGCCGTTGGCGCCGAGCAACGCCATCCTGGCCCCTGCGGGAACCTCCACATCCAG from Arachnia propionica encodes the following:
- a CDS encoding pilus assembly protein TadG-related protein; amino-acid sequence: MRSVRKYGERGAITVWTAVVLIGFIVIIGIGVDFSGHARATQEARGIAAEAARAGQQHLKLTSGNLKPSPDIAKQAAEKYVAASRFRGTAQMIGGTVIEVKVTGEYTCMFLNIIGIRTLPVRAEGTSKLHSS
- the cobM gene encoding precorrin-4 C(11)-methyltransferase, whose product is MTVHFIGAGPGAADLLTLRGAELLRTSPVCLYAGTYIEQVLTHCPADGERIDTQHLNLDAITEHLVRAHREGKDVARLCSGDPSIYSAIAEQTRRLDEAGVPWDVTPGVPAYAAAASLIGKELTTPEVAQTVILTRAQKESTAMPETEHLKYLAASKATLAIHLAIRHTAHLQEQLLPHYGADCPVVIVAKATQPDQQLIRTTVAGMHDAAVASGLRQATIILVGEALRAKDFAESHLYSSRCIPAD
- a CDS encoding DUF1707 and DUF4870 domain-containing protein, whose translation is MTTSNISDATREKAIEIVQRAYAEGRINEPELEHRLDLILEADSQQQLRLAVADLPAPPQTLAPTQSHAAVSRPATSSSDMAALIHFSGLFSGPIGPGLAWLVTKKNSTVNREAAKALNYQLLAVAGFVAAMVLSIIGFGIPAFLWSVGCLALTIISAVKASRGEDWENPLTQITGFRPITY
- a CDS encoding energy-coupling factor ABC transporter ATP-binding protein, yielding MRVAATGIVAGFDGREVLRGLDVEVPAGARMALLGANGSGKTTLLRTIAGAHRPSAGQVFLDGEPVRFDRAGLRAHRRRVQLVLQDPDYQLFSADVRQDVSFGPLNLGLSEAEAAAATDSAISAMGIEHLADRPTHQLSYGERKRVVIAGALAMNVDVLLLDEPTAGLDPAGVEALLQTLEEINARGTTLVFSTHEVDNALAFATHAAVMTDGRLRQGGLVELLSDAELLATARLRQPILLQLSAALGWEIPATSLEHVRQRWFTG
- a CDS encoding putative cobaltochelatase codes for the protein MKFPFTAVLGAGDMARALILASISPEIGGVLVRGEKGTAKSTMVRALTEVLPRQEVVDGCRFRCDPARPDPDCLDGPHPTPEHHRAQVPLVELPVGASEDRVTGSLDLQAALGKGQTSFEPGLLAAAHRGILYVDEVNLLHDHLVDLLLDAAAMGRSTVERDGVSVAHAARLMLVGTMNPEEGELRPQLLDRFGLTVEVTAPRDPDVRVEIVRRRMAFDFDPAGFRARHETEQTELATRIAAAQRTVEDVVLPDSMLRKIAEVCAGFDVDGMRADIVTARAARANAAWEGRSRVTRADIRVAALLALPHRRRRKPFDAPGLDEELLDQLLGDDEPEPDPDPEPEPDRETENETMGPDDSGPNNAPEPSPSQQESPPEQPESGDTRDREQAPPPNPEQGRAPVGLSAASEPYKPRVLRAKGLGEGSPGRRSRALTSHGRVVGVDPRARTGAWHVPATIKAAAPRQAERGHAPGERLKIAGDDVRRARREGRESNLVLFVVDASGSMGAKRRMETVKTAVLSLLLDAYQRRDKVGMVTFRGDSAELVLPPTGSIEAAAVRLSELPHGGRTPLAEGLECAAQVLATEAVKDPTRRPILVLLSDGRATAGKGALARSKAAADALAMRGFDCVVIDCETGPMRLGLARDLAVRLGAELIPMAELDPAAITDVVRGSLQAKEVA
- the cbiE gene encoding precorrin-6y C5,15-methyltransferase (decarboxylating) subunit CbiE, which gives rise to MIDVVGVPASGLDELPAQLRELVDSAPVVVGGVRHLGMLPDPSRGVPWPTPLRAGVAGLFKELGDDVVVLASGDPLLSGVATTLMEVLGAERIRVHPALSSETLARSRMLWPAETTSWVSLVGRDPGRVLGLAAPGERIIALSSDQTTPGKLARILVTAGWETSAMTVLGNLGTPRETRQDFTAQTLATHQEKLPRLNVIAIEFGAGKYPVGAGPLLSDDSFTNDGQLTKQPIRLFALAALAPARGQVLWDIGTGSGSIGISWCRSAPGTRTIAFEKRGDRAARARGNAERLGVADRFEVRVGDALALMSDPSLPAPDAIFFGGGANASTCEVALAALPVGGRLVIHSVTLETEALLAGLQTRVGGELTKVSLETAMPLGSFRGWKPARAVTCYSLIKETP